In one window of Massilibacterium senegalense DNA:
- a CDS encoding purine/pyrimidine permease produces the protein MKIVFSSLQWFAFIMASVIIAPLSVGVAFQLDVEQIASLLQRSFFVIGLTSILQVLFGHKLPIIEGPAGVWWGVFLIYASVAVEIGDSTVIWQQLMMGLIISGCIFIFLGAFNQLNRLITIFTPLVTATYLLLLMGQLSGPFLKGMLGIGYFDTSMNAKVALASIAILIMSILFSKSRWSWIGRYSILWSLLLGWALFYVLGLTKPLAIKAAGVSVFPEVFPFGLPQFNLGMLITVIISTLLLLTNMLASIEAMNAVMDEKKKNVRYRQSSIVMGINQIIAAVFSSMGNVPISGSAGFILTTKMKRKLPFIIGSLIMLSISFIPSLMIMLASIPAPVGYATIFIAMANMGALGISELVKSQPSFQQLVIVGISLMVGLGVNYIPNEAVSHLPMSIRTIANNGLIIGVITCILLQKKTTNKEKSVES, from the coding sequence ATGAAAATTGTTTTTTCTTCTTTACAGTGGTTCGCGTTTATAATGGCAAGTGTGATTATTGCACCTTTATCGGTTGGTGTTGCTTTTCAACTAGATGTGGAACAAATAGCAAGTTTGTTACAACGGTCATTTTTTGTTATTGGGCTTACATCTATTTTGCAAGTACTGTTTGGTCATAAATTGCCTATTATTGAAGGACCAGCTGGTGTTTGGTGGGGAGTGTTTTTAATATATGCGTCCGTTGCTGTGGAAATAGGAGATAGTACGGTCATTTGGCAACAATTGATGATGGGCTTGATTATTAGTGGATGTATCTTTATTTTTCTTGGAGCCTTCAATCAATTAAATCGATTAATAACTATTTTTACCCCATTAGTAACAGCTACTTATTTATTGTTATTAATGGGACAATTAAGTGGTCCGTTTTTAAAAGGAATGCTTGGTATTGGCTATTTTGATACATCTATGAATGCTAAAGTAGCATTAGCCTCGATAGCGATATTAATCATGTCGATTCTTTTTTCAAAAAGTAGGTGGTCGTGGATTGGACGGTACTCTATTTTATGGAGTCTTTTGCTTGGATGGGCGCTTTTTTACGTATTAGGATTGACGAAACCTTTAGCAATAAAAGCAGCAGGTGTTTCAGTATTCCCAGAAGTATTTCCATTTGGTTTACCACAATTTAATTTAGGCATGCTTATTACTGTTATTATCTCCACATTATTACTTTTAACAAATATGTTAGCAAGTATAGAAGCGATGAATGCAGTGATGGATGAAAAGAAAAAAAACGTTCGATATCGTCAATCAAGCATTGTTATGGGAATCAATCAGATAATTGCAGCTGTTTTTTCCAGTATGGGAAATGTCCCGATTTCAGGTTCAGCGGGATTTATTTTAACGACTAAAATGAAACGCAAATTGCCATTTATCATTGGATCACTTATTATGTTATCGATTAGTTTTATCCCATCATTGATGATTATGTTAGCATCCATACCTGCACCAGTAGGGTATGCCACAATTTTTATCGCGATGGCAAACATGGGGGCTTTAGGTATTAGCGAACTTGTCAAATCCCAACCATCTTTTCAACAATTAGTTATTGTAGGAATTTCGTTAATGGTAGGATTAGGGGTGAATTATATTCCGAATGAGGCGGTTAGCCATTTACCAATGTCTATTCGAACAATTGCGAATAATGGTTTAATTATTGGTGTGATTACATGTATCCTTTTACAAAAGAAAACGACAAATAAGGAAAAAAGCGTTGAATCCTAA
- a CDS encoding metal ABC transporter solute-binding protein, Zn/Mn family, which translates to MFRKYGLSAFALFSALILILAGCSSKENKIASKDSKDKIVVYTALYPLQYFTERIGGEYVEVNNMMPFGGDAHTFEPTSKELTKVAEADLFIESGGGIEMFVEKLEDSMKNENVTFVTASKGIQLLEVTADSHAHEGKATTDEHGHENEATEEDEHEGHNHGNVDPHVWLDPIFSIDMAENIKNELVKKQPEQKEVFEKNFASLKTDLQNIDENFKKVTEEADQKAFIVSHKAYGYWANRYGLEQIGIAGLSSTNEPSQKQLTEIIEIAKEKDIKYVIYEQNVTPKVAKVIETEIGAKTLRLHNLASLTEEDYKEKKDYVALMNENIETMKTALTK; encoded by the coding sequence ATGTTTCGCAAATATGGCTTAAGTGCTTTTGCATTATTTTCTGCACTTATTTTAATACTAGCTGGATGTTCTTCAAAAGAAAATAAAATAGCTAGTAAAGACAGCAAAGACAAAATTGTTGTATATACAGCTTTGTATCCACTTCAGTATTTTACAGAACGCATTGGTGGAGAATATGTTGAAGTGAATAACATGATGCCATTCGGTGGGGATGCCCATACGTTTGAACCAACGTCTAAAGAACTAACAAAAGTGGCAGAAGCTGATTTATTCATTGAATCTGGTGGTGGCATTGAAATGTTCGTAGAAAAATTAGAAGATTCCATGAAAAATGAAAATGTTACATTCGTCACTGCTTCAAAAGGTATTCAGTTATTAGAAGTAACAGCAGATAGCCATGCCCATGAAGGCAAAGCTACAACTGATGAACACGGGCATGAAAACGAAGCAACCGAAGAAGATGAACACGAAGGACATAATCATGGCAACGTAGATCCGCACGTTTGGCTTGATCCTATCTTTTCCATTGATATGGCTGAGAACATTAAAAACGAATTAGTAAAAAAACAACCAGAGCAAAAAGAAGTATTTGAAAAGAACTTCGCTTCATTAAAAACAGATTTACAAAATATCGATGAAAACTTTAAAAAGGTAACAGAAGAAGCAGATCAAAAAGCATTTATTGTGTCTCATAAAGCATATGGATACTGGGCAAATCGCTATGGACTAGAGCAAATTGGAATTGCTGGACTATCGTCTACAAATGAACCTTCTCAAAAGCAATTAACGGAGATAATTGAGATTGCAAAAGAAAAAGATATTAAGTATGTGATCTACGAACAAAATGTTACGCCAAAAGTTGCAAAAGTAATTGAAACAGAAATTGGCGCTAAAACACTTCGCCTACATAACCTTGCTTCTTTAACAGAAGAAGATTATAAAGAGAAGAAAGATTATGTAGCGTTAATGAACGAAAATATCGAAACAATGAAAACGGCATTAACAAAATAG
- a CDS encoding xanthine phosphoribosyltransferase, producing the protein MEALKKKMNEEGIILSDTVLKVDSFLNHQIDPQLMHEIGLEFVSRFSKEKITKILTIESSGIAPAIMAANELKAPLVFARKRKSLTLTDDLYTAEVYSFTKQETNTISVAKKFIKKSDSILIIDDFLANGQAALGLANIVKQAGANVVGIGIVIEKAFQGGAKKLQEAGYRVESLARIASLQNGKITFVEGEHYETI; encoded by the coding sequence ATGGAAGCTTTAAAGAAAAAAATGAATGAGGAAGGAATTATTTTATCGGACACAGTTTTAAAAGTAGATTCCTTTTTAAATCATCAAATTGATCCACAATTAATGCATGAAATTGGATTGGAATTTGTAAGTCGATTTTCTAAAGAAAAAATCACTAAAATTTTGACAATTGAATCTAGTGGAATTGCTCCAGCTATTATGGCGGCAAATGAGTTAAAAGCACCGCTAGTTTTTGCTCGAAAAAGAAAATCGTTAACATTAACAGATGACTTGTATACAGCTGAAGTATATTCTTTTACAAAACAAGAAACAAACACAATCAGTGTTGCTAAGAAATTTATAAAAAAATCAGATTCTATTTTAATTATTGATGATTTTTTAGCAAACGGACAAGCTGCGTTAGGATTGGCAAATATTGTGAAACAGGCAGGTGCAAATGTTGTAGGAATTGGAATTGTAATTGAAAAAGCATTTCAAGGTGGGGCAAAAAAATTACAAGAAGCTGGGTATCGAGTAGAATCACTAGCAAGAATAGCTTCTTTACAAAATGGGAAAATAACGTTTGTTGAGGGAGAACACTATGAAACAATCTAA
- a CDS encoding nucleobase:cation symporter-2 family protein, giving the protein MKQSKGKIFSLGFQHVLAMYAGAIIVPLIVGGALNLTHEQLTYIISIDLFMCGVATLLQIWSNRFFGIGLPVVLGCTFTAVAPMISIGQDFGMTSIYGAIITSGIIVLLISRFFGKLINFFPPIVTGSVVTIIGLTLIPVAINDMAGGVGNPEFGSYSNLLLSFGVLIFIIFLNRYATGFLRAVSILLGIVVGTIVAAFFGKIDLSPVAEAGWFHVAQPFYFGVPEFHISSILTMTLVAIVSMVESTGVFLALGKICDKEINEKDLTKGYRAEGIATILGGIFQAFPYTTYSQNVGLVELSGVKSRKVIATAGGILIILGLLPKVAALTTIIPTAVLGGAMLAMFGMVVASGIRILSQVDFTNQYNLLIVAISVGIGLGVTVQPDLFAKLPASIRILTNNGIVAGSLTAIFLNIILNSKHKKATT; this is encoded by the coding sequence ATGAAACAATCTAAAGGGAAAATTTTTTCGTTAGGTTTTCAACATGTTTTAGCGATGTATGCAGGGGCTATTATCGTTCCATTAATAGTTGGTGGGGCATTAAATTTAACCCATGAACAATTAACGTATATTATTTCTATTGATTTATTTATGTGCGGGGTTGCGACATTACTTCAAATATGGAGCAATCGGTTTTTCGGTATTGGTTTGCCAGTCGTGCTCGGATGTACCTTTACAGCTGTTGCACCAATGATTTCGATTGGACAAGATTTTGGAATGACATCGATTTATGGAGCAATTATTACTTCAGGTATTATTGTGTTACTTATCTCTCGTTTTTTTGGGAAATTAATTAACTTTTTTCCACCAATTGTTACAGGATCTGTCGTTACAATTATTGGACTTACATTAATTCCTGTAGCCATTAATGACATGGCTGGTGGAGTGGGGAATCCTGAGTTTGGTTCTTATTCTAATTTATTGTTATCTTTTGGTGTTTTAATTTTTATTATTTTTCTAAATCGCTATGCAACAGGATTTCTAAGAGCTGTTTCCATTTTGTTAGGAATTGTTGTAGGAACAATCGTCGCTGCTTTTTTTGGAAAGATTGATCTATCACCAGTAGCTGAAGCTGGTTGGTTTCATGTGGCACAACCATTTTATTTCGGTGTACCAGAGTTCCATATTTCTAGTATCTTAACAATGACATTAGTTGCAATCGTTAGTATGGTAGAATCTACAGGTGTCTTTTTAGCACTGGGTAAAATTTGTGACAAGGAAATAAATGAAAAAGATTTAACAAAAGGATACCGTGCAGAAGGTATTGCCACTATTCTAGGTGGTATTTTCCAGGCATTTCCGTATACAACTTATTCTCAAAATGTTGGATTAGTTGAATTATCTGGTGTGAAATCTAGAAAAGTGATTGCTACAGCAGGTGGAATATTAATTATTTTAGGATTATTACCGAAAGTAGCAGCATTAACGACTATTATTCCAACTGCAGTTTTAGGTGGAGCAATGTTAGCGATGTTTGGAATGGTAGTTGCGAGTGGAATTCGGATTTTAAGTCAAGTGGACTTTACGAATCAATATAATTTGTTGATAGTTGCCATTTCTGTTGGGATTGGATTAGGTGTAACAGTCCAACCTGATTTATTTGCTAAACTACCAGCTTCTATTCGAATTTTAACGAATAATGGGATTGTAGCAGGAAGCTTGACAGCCATATTTTTAAATATTATCTTAAATAGTAAACACAAAAAAGCAACAACATAA
- a CDS encoding DeoR family transcriptional regulator, giving the protein MLASERREKIKTLIKEKKHLKISELSELLEVSEMTIHRDVKSLVEAGIVTKTFGGIRLNEQEASAITNNQCAVCHRPIHDFLSYRLILEDGTIEHMCCSHCGLIRHFQKEGQVIQAICTDFLLHTTISAVNAHFVLGTSIDCQCCQPQVLPFDKKEDAEKFVKGFGGEVYTFDKAMDKMVSQASCSCCHAKEDK; this is encoded by the coding sequence ATGTTAGCTAGTGAGCGGAGAGAAAAAATAAAAACGCTAATTAAAGAAAAAAAACATTTAAAAATTTCAGAATTAAGTGAGTTGCTAGAGGTTTCAGAAATGACGATTCACCGTGATGTAAAGTCACTTGTAGAAGCAGGAATTGTTACTAAAACATTTGGCGGAATTCGTTTAAATGAACAAGAAGCATCGGCAATCACTAATAATCAATGTGCAGTATGCCACCGTCCAATCCATGACTTTTTATCGTATCGGCTAATTTTAGAAGATGGGACTATTGAACATATGTGTTGCAGTCATTGTGGCCTAATCCGCCATTTTCAAAAAGAAGGTCAAGTTATCCAAGCTATTTGTACTGATTTTTTATTACATACGACCATTTCTGCGGTAAATGCTCATTTTGTATTAGGAACATCTATTGACTGTCAATGTTGCCAGCCTCAAGTTTTACCTTTTGATAAAAAAGAAGATGCGGAAAAATTTGTGAAGGGGTTTGGCGGTGAGGTATATACTTTTGACAAAGCGATGGACAAAATGGTGTCGCAAGCATCATGCTCGTGTTGTCATGCAAAAGAAGATAAATAA
- a CDS encoding ATP-binding cassette domain-containing protein — MAKHSFIDALTSEGYQSRIHDVMKEVQTMHYVTGSYGLFPYQLIKEIQWDENEEVEYFHSFYYPEKVIGFLHPRKKKALLFHRPLWKYPVAKEVIFSLEKCIERNKLPKNVTEMINLKYQHEKVCCTYLKKAKEIHFQKEHIYRTSLDFQKADSLADSLIKEVFLEKVEATNQEVKQRFFGTFTAKGPINFLDSITKTVKQRYIIHGRSGSGKSTLMKKIVQAARDRKESVTIYPCSFDPKSLDMVVLEDRLIAFIDGTSPHPLSKSREGDVIVDTFECCMDASVEKEYQADIDNVTNEYKKMIALARHQLELAVELQRKIDESYEQALIEYRYENVKNMLNLSFING, encoded by the coding sequence ATGGCGAAACATTCGTTTATCGATGCGCTTACAAGCGAAGGATATCAATCGAGAATCCATGATGTAATGAAAGAAGTTCAGACGATGCATTACGTAACTGGTTCTTACGGCCTATTTCCGTATCAACTAATAAAGGAAATTCAATGGGATGAAAATGAAGAGGTGGAGTATTTTCATTCTTTTTATTATCCAGAAAAAGTGATTGGTTTTTTACACCCTAGAAAAAAGAAAGCACTCCTTTTTCATCGCCCATTATGGAAATACCCTGTCGCAAAGGAAGTTATTTTTTCATTAGAAAAATGTATCGAACGAAATAAACTGCCAAAAAATGTAACTGAAATGATTAATTTGAAATACCAGCATGAAAAGGTATGCTGTACGTACTTAAAGAAAGCAAAAGAAATTCATTTTCAAAAAGAACATATTTACCGTACTTCTCTCGATTTTCAAAAGGCTGATTCTTTAGCTGATTCATTAATTAAAGAGGTATTTTTAGAAAAAGTAGAAGCGACAAATCAAGAAGTGAAGCAGCGTTTTTTTGGTACTTTTACTGCAAAGGGGCCGATTAATTTTCTTGATTCTATTACGAAAACAGTGAAGCAACGCTATATCATTCATGGACGATCTGGTAGTGGAAAATCAACGTTAATGAAAAAAATCGTGCAAGCAGCTCGTGATAGAAAAGAAAGTGTAACGATATATCCGTGTTCTTTCGATCCGAAAAGCTTAGATATGGTTGTTTTAGAAGACCGGTTGATCGCTTTTATCGACGGAACTTCCCCTCATCCGTTATCAAAAAGCAGAGAAGGTGATGTTATTGTCGATACGTTTGAATGTTGTATGGATGCTTCGGTGGAAAAAGAATATCAAGCAGATATAGACAATGTCACAAATGAATATAAAAAAATGATAGCTCTAGCTAGACATCAATTAGAGTTAGCTGTAGAATTGCAAAGAAAAATAGATGAGTCATATGAACAAGCACTTATTGAATATCGTTATGAAAATGTTAAAAACATGTTAAATTTATCTTTTATTAACGGGTAG
- a CDS encoding energy-coupling factor ABC transporter permease encodes MKRYGLLLLKTLPLLALFFTVPKATYAMHIMEGFLPVKWAIFWWALFIPFLVIGLRSIQRTIKEDPQYKMMLGLSGAFAFILSALKLPSVTGSCSHPTGVGLGTILFGPFVMSVIGFIVLTFQSLLLAHGGLTTLGANAFSMAVVGPLVTYGLFKLGQKMDWSLGINVFLAAALGNLATYVMTSFQLALAFPADVGGFTASLVKFMGIFAVTQIPLALSEGLLTVFVVNLLKNYHANELKQLNVVVGGGQKQ; translated from the coding sequence ATGAAACGATACGGGTTACTATTATTAAAAACCTTACCATTACTTGCGTTGTTTTTTACTGTACCAAAAGCAACATATGCGATGCATATCATGGAAGGATTTTTACCAGTTAAATGGGCCATTTTTTGGTGGGCACTATTTATTCCATTTTTAGTAATTGGCTTACGATCTATTCAAAGAACAATCAAAGAAGATCCCCAATACAAAATGATGCTTGGATTATCAGGGGCATTTGCTTTTATTTTATCTGCATTAAAATTACCATCTGTAACAGGAAGTTGTTCTCATCCAACGGGTGTAGGACTTGGAACAATTCTTTTCGGACCATTTGTCATGAGTGTGATTGGTTTTATTGTGTTAACATTTCAATCGTTATTATTAGCTCACGGTGGCTTAACGACATTAGGTGCAAATGCTTTTTCTATGGCAGTAGTTGGACCATTAGTTACATACGGATTATTTAAATTAGGACAAAAAATGGATTGGTCGTTAGGAATCAACGTGTTTTTAGCTGCAGCACTAGGAAACTTGGCAACATACGTTATGACAAGCTTTCAATTAGCTCTAGCATTCCCAGCAGATGTGGGAGGATTTACAGCTTCTTTAGTGAAATTTATGGGGATTTTTGCTGTTACACAAATTCCGTTAGCGCTAAGTGAAGGTTTATTAACGGTATTCGTTGTGAATCTTCTGAAAAATTATCATGCCAATGAGTTAAAGCAACTGAACGTCGTGGTTGGAGGTGGACAGAAGCAATGA
- a CDS encoding energy-coupling factor ABC transporter substrate-binding protein, with translation MKKNTWLLLGVVALILIPLIINSGAEFGGADGEAKEAITEVQPNYEPWFSSIWEPPSGEIESLLFALQAAIGAGFIAYFFGYAKGKKTANKNNEA, from the coding sequence ATGAAAAAAAATACATGGTTACTTTTAGGAGTCGTTGCACTCATTTTAATCCCTTTAATTATCAATAGTGGCGCAGAATTTGGTGGTGCAGACGGAGAAGCAAAAGAAGCAATTACCGAAGTACAACCTAACTATGAACCATGGTTCTCTAGTATTTGGGAACCGCCAAGCGGCGAAATTGAAAGTTTACTATTCGCGTTACAAGCAGCGATTGGCGCAGGATTTATTGCTTACTTTTTTGGATATGCAAAAGGAAAGAAAACAGCAAATAAAAATAATGAGGCATAA
- the cbiQ gene encoding cobalt ECF transporter T component CbiQ — protein MMMFDKYAYINGLRKQHPGEKVLFSLSSLFFLISARDAYASIFIFCMMSIAIIVVARIPFFFYVKSLFLPIFFLLMSIVAIIIEFSKGIPVDALLSLRIQNYSLFITEQSLQRGTNLFLVSFASVSCLYFLILSTTIFDLLQLLKKIHVPTILLELFMYVYRFIFIVLDQSVAIFTAQQSRLGYATYRKSFRSLALLIASLFSKSMIQSQQFAYALQAKNDDGMLRQIEKKYRYSKRFWLFFIFYVLALLWVTYS, from the coding sequence ATGATGATGTTTGACAAATATGCTTATATTAATGGATTAAGAAAACAGCATCCTGGAGAAAAAGTGCTGTTTTCTCTATCCTCTCTTTTTTTTCTTATTTCTGCAAGAGATGCGTATGCTTCTATTTTTATTTTTTGTATGATGTCTATTGCAATTATCGTCGTCGCCCGGATTCCGTTTTTCTTTTACGTAAAAAGTTTGTTTTTACCTATTTTCTTTTTACTAATGAGTATCGTTGCAATTATCATTGAATTTTCTAAAGGAATACCAGTTGATGCATTACTATCTCTCCGTATACAGAATTATTCGTTATTTATTACAGAGCAGTCTTTACAACGGGGAACAAATCTTTTTTTAGTATCTTTTGCTTCTGTAAGCTGTTTGTACTTTTTAATTTTATCGACGACTATTTTTGATTTACTTCAGTTATTAAAAAAAATCCATGTTCCAACTATTTTATTAGAGCTATTTATGTATGTGTACCGTTTTATTTTTATTGTTCTTGACCAAAGTGTTGCAATTTTTACCGCACAACAATCAAGGTTAGGATATGCGACGTATCGCAAAAGTTTTCGGTCGCTAGCATTATTAATTGCATCATTGTTTTCAAAGTCTATGATTCAATCACAACAATTTGCATATGCACTTCAAGCAAAAAATGATGATGGGATGCTTAGGCAGATAGAAAAAAAATATCGTTATTCCAAACGATTTTGGTTGTTTTTTATATTTTATGTTCTGGCCCTTTTATGGGTCACGTATAGTTAG